In one window of Sciurus carolinensis chromosome X, mSciCar1.2, whole genome shotgun sequence DNA:
- the Ftsj1 gene encoding putative tRNA (cytidine(32)/guanosine(34)-2'-O)-methyltransferase isoform X3 yields MAPLPGVIQIQGDITQLSTAKEIIQHFEGCPADLVVCDGAPDVTGLHDVDEYMQAQLLLAALNIATHVLKPGGCFVAKIFRGRDVTLLYSQLRVFFSSVLCAKPRSSRNSSIEAFAVCQGYDPPEGFVPDLTKPLLDHSYDSDFNQLDGPTRIIVPFVTCGDLSAYDSDRSYPLDLEDGSEYKYTPPTQPPISPPYQEACTLKKKGRLAKETRPQDHPISRVDTLPQPLATPQCHTMLGPEVWKHGSEPP; encoded by the exons ATGGCTCCACTGCCAGGTGTGATACAGATCCAGGGAGACATCACCCAG CTTTCCACTGCCAAGGAGATCATCCAGCACTTTGAGGGCTGCCCTGCGGACCTAGTGGTGTGCGATGGGGCTCCTGACG TTACTGGCCTTCATGATGTGGATGAGTACATGCAGGCCCAGCTCCTCCTAGCC GCTCTGAACATTGCCACACATGTCTTGAAGCCAGGGGGCTGCTTTGTGGCCAAG ATATTCCGAGGTCGGGATGTGACGCTGCTTTATAGCCAGCTGCGGGTCTTCTTCTCCAGCGTGCTCTGCGCCAAGCCCAGGAGCAGCCGCAACTCCAGCATTG AGGCCTTTGCTGTCTGTCAGGGTTATGACCCTCCTGAGGGCTTTGTGCCAGACCTGACCAAACCCCTGCTGGACCATTCGTACG ACTCAGATTTCAACCAATTGGATGGTCCCACCCGCATCATTGTGCCTTTCGTGACCTGTGGGGACCTGAGTGCCTATGATTCGGATCGCAGTTACCCATTGGAT CTGGAAGATGGCTCCGAGTACAAGTACACTCCCCCCACACAGCCTCCCATTTCACCCCCATACCAGGAGGCCTGCACATTGAAGAAGAAGGGGCGGCTGGCCAAGGAGACGCGTCCCCAGGACCACCCCATCAGCAGAGTAGACACAttaccccagcccctggccacaCCTCAGTGCCACACCATGCTGGGCCCTGAGGTCTGGAAACATGGCTCTGAGCCCCCATAG
- the Ftsj1 gene encoding putative tRNA (cytidine(32)/guanosine(34)-2'-O)-methyltransferase isoform X2, with the protein MGRTSKDKRDVYYRLAKENGWRARSAFKLLQLDEEFQLFQGVTRAVDLCAAPGSWSQVLSQKIGSQKSGQVVAVDLQAMAPLPGVIQIQGDITQLSTAKEIIQHFEGCPADLVVCDGAPDVTGLHDVDEYMQAQLLLAALNIATHVLKPGGCFVAKIFRGRDVTLLYSQLRVFFSSVLCAKPRSSRNSSIEAFAVCQGYDPPEGFVPDLTKPLLDHSYDFNQLDGPTRIIVPFVTCGDLSAYDSDRSYPLDLEDGSEYKYTPPTQPPISPPYQEACTLKKKGRLAKETRPQDHPISRVDTLPQPLATPQCHTMLGPEVWKHGSEPP; encoded by the exons ATGGGACGGACTTCAAAGGACAAGCGGGATGTCTACTACCGTCTGGCCAAGGAGAATGGCTGGCGGGCCCGCAGTGCCTTCAAGCTGCTACAACTCGATGAAGAATTTCAGCTCTTCCAAG GCGTGACACGGGCAGTTGATCTATGTGCAGCCCCGGGCAGCTGGAGCCAGGTGCTGAGCCAGAAGATTGG GAGTCAAAAGTCTGGCCAAGTTGTGGCTGTGGACTTGCAGGCTATGGCTCCACTGCCAGGTGTGATACAGATCCAGGGAGACATCACCCAG CTTTCCACTGCCAAGGAGATCATCCAGCACTTTGAGGGCTGCCCTGCGGACCTAGTGGTGTGCGATGGGGCTCCTGACG TTACTGGCCTTCATGATGTGGATGAGTACATGCAGGCCCAGCTCCTCCTAGCC GCTCTGAACATTGCCACACATGTCTTGAAGCCAGGGGGCTGCTTTGTGGCCAAG ATATTCCGAGGTCGGGATGTGACGCTGCTTTATAGCCAGCTGCGGGTCTTCTTCTCCAGCGTGCTCTGCGCCAAGCCCAGGAGCAGCCGCAACTCCAGCATTG AGGCCTTTGCTGTCTGTCAGGGTTATGACCCTCCTGAGGGCTTTGTGCCAGACCTGACCAAACCCCTGCTGGACCATTCGTACG ATTTCAACCAATTGGATGGTCCCACCCGCATCATTGTGCCTTTCGTGACCTGTGGGGACCTGAGTGCCTATGATTCGGATCGCAGTTACCCATTGGAT CTGGAAGATGGCTCCGAGTACAAGTACACTCCCCCCACACAGCCTCCCATTTCACCCCCATACCAGGAGGCCTGCACATTGAAGAAGAAGGGGCGGCTGGCCAAGGAGACGCGTCCCCAGGACCACCCCATCAGCAGAGTAGACACAttaccccagcccctggccacaCCTCAGTGCCACACCATGCTGGGCCCTGAGGTCTGGAAACATGGCTCTGAGCCCCCATAG
- the Ftsj1 gene encoding putative tRNA (cytidine(32)/guanosine(34)-2'-O)-methyltransferase isoform X1 — translation MGRTSKDKRDVYYRLAKENGWRARSAFKLLQLDEEFQLFQGVTRAVDLCAAPGSWSQVLSQKIGSQKSGQVVAVDLQAMAPLPGVIQIQGDITQLSTAKEIIQHFEGCPADLVVCDGAPDVTGLHDVDEYMQAQLLLAALNIATHVLKPGGCFVAKIFRGRDVTLLYSQLRVFFSSVLCAKPRSSRNSSIEAFAVCQGYDPPEGFVPDLTKPLLDHSYDSDFNQLDGPTRIIVPFVTCGDLSAYDSDRSYPLDLEDGSEYKYTPPTQPPISPPYQEACTLKKKGRLAKETRPQDHPISRVDTLPQPLATPQCHTMLGPEVWKHGSEPP, via the exons ATGGGACGGACTTCAAAGGACAAGCGGGATGTCTACTACCGTCTGGCCAAGGAGAATGGCTGGCGGGCCCGCAGTGCCTTCAAGCTGCTACAACTCGATGAAGAATTTCAGCTCTTCCAAG GCGTGACACGGGCAGTTGATCTATGTGCAGCCCCGGGCAGCTGGAGCCAGGTGCTGAGCCAGAAGATTGG GAGTCAAAAGTCTGGCCAAGTTGTGGCTGTGGACTTGCAGGCTATGGCTCCACTGCCAGGTGTGATACAGATCCAGGGAGACATCACCCAG CTTTCCACTGCCAAGGAGATCATCCAGCACTTTGAGGGCTGCCCTGCGGACCTAGTGGTGTGCGATGGGGCTCCTGACG TTACTGGCCTTCATGATGTGGATGAGTACATGCAGGCCCAGCTCCTCCTAGCC GCTCTGAACATTGCCACACATGTCTTGAAGCCAGGGGGCTGCTTTGTGGCCAAG ATATTCCGAGGTCGGGATGTGACGCTGCTTTATAGCCAGCTGCGGGTCTTCTTCTCCAGCGTGCTCTGCGCCAAGCCCAGGAGCAGCCGCAACTCCAGCATTG AGGCCTTTGCTGTCTGTCAGGGTTATGACCCTCCTGAGGGCTTTGTGCCAGACCTGACCAAACCCCTGCTGGACCATTCGTACG ACTCAGATTTCAACCAATTGGATGGTCCCACCCGCATCATTGTGCCTTTCGTGACCTGTGGGGACCTGAGTGCCTATGATTCGGATCGCAGTTACCCATTGGAT CTGGAAGATGGCTCCGAGTACAAGTACACTCCCCCCACACAGCCTCCCATTTCACCCCCATACCAGGAGGCCTGCACATTGAAGAAGAAGGGGCGGCTGGCCAAGGAGACGCGTCCCCAGGACCACCCCATCAGCAGAGTAGACACAttaccccagcccctggccacaCCTCAGTGCCACACCATGCTGGGCCCTGAGGTCTGGAAACATGGCTCTGAGCCCCCATAG